One window of Chryseobacterium indologenes genomic DNA carries:
- a CDS encoding SH3 domain-containing protein: MKTLWTALLILMLQFFTAQENEVYADGVFGFEENKTQKIFTDWTRVRLDPGVNAQITDSLQTNQQVMILKKEEGVLKLGERAANWYKISYQKGENTLEGYIWGGNLCVGYRNKNGYDFLFGLAKTIDRKNKEYNQIDKKNIAGIKVLEGKTLIDEVYFDTGRGEELSTAAFNIESNHKLQNVEFTLKAMVSGEACGIAGYDQYVLFKDKKLITLPQLMNVGDAGAFYHNEEFVFPNDKGGIPNAFILKVEDMEVDEKDREKKKHSSKTYLWNGSSYKLK; the protein is encoded by the coding sequence ATGAAAACTTTATGGACAGCTTTATTGATACTGATGCTGCAATTTTTTACAGCGCAGGAAAATGAAGTGTATGCAGATGGTGTCTTTGGCTTTGAAGAAAATAAAACGCAGAAGATTTTTACAGATTGGACCCGCGTGAGATTAGACCCGGGAGTTAACGCTCAGATTACAGATTCATTGCAGACCAATCAGCAGGTAATGATTCTTAAAAAAGAAGAAGGAGTACTGAAGTTGGGGGAAAGAGCTGCTAACTGGTATAAAATCTCTTATCAGAAAGGAGAAAATACTTTGGAAGGATATATCTGGGGTGGTAATCTTTGTGTAGGATACCGTAACAAAAATGGGTATGATTTCCTTTTTGGGCTAGCCAAAACAATTGACAGGAAAAATAAAGAATACAACCAAATCGATAAGAAGAATATTGCCGGAATAAAAGTATTGGAAGGAAAGACACTCATTGATGAGGTATATTTTGATACGGGAAGAGGAGAGGAGCTGAGTACAGCAGCTTTCAACATAGAAAGTAATCACAAGCTTCAGAATGTTGAATTTACCCTGAAAGCAATGGTTTCCGGTGAAGCATGTGGAATTGCAGGATATGACCAGTATGTTCTTTTTAAGGATAAAAAACTGATTACCCTTCCACAGTTGATGAATGTAGGAGATGCCGGAGCTTTTTATCACAATGAAGAATTTGTTTTCCCTAATGATAAAGGTGGAATTCCCAACGCATTTATCCTTAAAGTAGAAGATATGGAAGTAGATGAAAAAGACAGAGAGAAGAAAAAGCATTCTTCCAAAACCTATCTTTGGAACGGAAGTTCTTATAAGTTAAAATAG
- a CDS encoding SDR family oxidoreductase yields the protein MKTTGNTVFISGGSAGIGLAIAKNLSAAGNKVIINGRNEERLTNALQQLDNATAIQGDLSIEADRLRIAEELKTKHSDVNIIINNAGAAFGYLLSETTNAHEKAQIEMNTNYFSVIHFTELLLPLLLEKESAAVVNISSIAVYGSHKFLPTYGATKAALHSYTVALRQTYEESKNLQVYEVYPPLVNTEFSAEIGGANGIPPSEVADELFIALEKDQFEVPVGETKAYAAATREAFASLSRNRG from the coding sequence GTGAAAACAACAGGAAATACAGTATTCATAAGCGGCGGAAGTGCCGGTATCGGCCTCGCTATCGCAAAAAATCTAAGTGCAGCCGGAAATAAGGTGATTATTAACGGACGTAATGAAGAACGTCTTACCAATGCACTGCAGCAACTTGACAACGCTACTGCTATCCAGGGTGATCTCTCGATAGAAGCTGATCGATTACGAATCGCTGAAGAATTGAAAACAAAGCATTCAGATGTGAACATTATCATTAATAACGCAGGAGCAGCATTCGGATATCTGTTGAGTGAAACAACCAATGCCCACGAAAAGGCACAGATCGAAATGAATACCAATTATTTTTCGGTAATCCATTTTACAGAACTGTTATTGCCCCTCCTATTAGAGAAAGAGTCGGCAGCGGTAGTGAATATATCATCAATCGCTGTTTATGGAAGCCACAAATTCCTTCCGACTTACGGAGCGACAAAAGCAGCATTGCACAGCTATACAGTTGCGTTGAGACAAACCTACGAGGAATCCAAAAACCTTCAAGTATACGAGGTTTATCCACCGTTGGTAAACACAGAATTCTCTGCTGAAATTGGAGGAGCGAACGGAATACCGCCTTCAGAAGTGGCAGATGAACTTTTCATCGCCCTTGAAAAAGATCAGTTTGAAGTACCTGTTGGTGAAACAAAGGCCTATGCAGCCGCTACCCGGGAAGCGTTTGCCAGCCTTTCACGCAACAGAGGATAA
- a CDS encoding alpha/beta fold hydrolase has product MGKTALTSETKFVDIENRNIAYRQIGNGSPIILANRFRGTLDTWDPLFLDLLAEKNTVITFDYPGIGYSEGELPTDIKEVASEIIKLADSLGIDKFHVLGWSYGTFVTQYATWLAQDRILSNTVIGGNPIGKNEVPLEPLFLELAPKPAYDFEDWVTLFFEPTSEKSRSAAKASTDRIHERLDWSKVPSTEELISRYIAGIASATEDALNVREGYKTLQVPVFAISGDHDISLAVENWFPLLKNAPTLQHFILNDAGHAPHYQSPELIVGYIHNFLLK; this is encoded by the coding sequence ATGGGTAAAACAGCGTTAACATCAGAAACCAAATTTGTAGACATCGAAAACAGGAATATAGCCTATCGTCAGATCGGAAACGGATCTCCGATCATACTTGCCAATCGCTTCAGGGGAACCCTGGATACCTGGGACCCATTATTTCTGGATCTATTAGCGGAAAAGAACACCGTGATCACTTTTGATTACCCTGGTATCGGTTATTCAGAGGGAGAACTGCCAACCGATATTAAGGAAGTTGCCAGTGAGATCATTAAGTTGGCCGACAGCCTGGGTATTGATAAATTCCATGTCTTGGGATGGTCTTACGGTACGTTTGTAACCCAATATGCTACGTGGTTGGCACAGGACCGTATATTGAGCAATACCGTAATCGGAGGAAATCCAATAGGGAAAAACGAAGTTCCGCTTGAGCCTCTTTTTCTAGAGCTGGCCCCTAAGCCTGCCTACGATTTTGAAGATTGGGTCACTCTATTCTTCGAACCTACATCGGAAAAAAGCAGATCAGCAGCCAAAGCTTCAACAGACAGAATCCATGAACGTCTGGACTGGAGTAAAGTACCTTCTACTGAAGAATTGATCAGTCGGTACATTGCCGGCATTGCGAGTGCAACCGAGGATGCCCTCAATGTTAGGGAAGGTTATAAAACCTTACAGGTACCTGTTTTTGCTATTTCGGGAGACCACGACATATCTCTTGCAGTAGAGAATTGGTTCCCATTGTTAAAAAATGCACCTACCCTACAGCATTTTATCCTTAATGACGCAGGCCACGCTCCCCATTACCAAAGTCCTGAACTTATTGTGGGTTATATTCATAATTTCCTTTTAAAATAA
- a CDS encoding thermonuclease family protein yields the protein MKRLMLLYVLFPVFLFSQTTGKVIKISDGDTITLLLKGNQQKKIRLAEVDCPESGQAFGKNAKQFTSAQVFGKTVSFVETNTDRYGRSIAKVYYDDGKYLSKELIKAGMGWWYFSYSKDASLGKIQENAQYRKVGLWQDVNAVAPWDYRKMKRELRNNKKIEAAKSGTKVKTVA from the coding sequence ATGAAACGATTAATGTTGCTGTACGTACTTTTCCCTGTATTTCTATTCTCACAGACTACCGGAAAAGTGATCAAAATTTCAGACGGAGATACCATTACTTTGCTGTTAAAAGGCAATCAGCAGAAAAAAATCAGGCTGGCTGAAGTCGATTGTCCGGAAAGTGGACAGGCATTCGGGAAAAATGCTAAACAGTTTACTTCTGCCCAGGTATTTGGGAAAACGGTAAGCTTTGTTGAGACGAACACAGACCGTTATGGGAGATCTATTGCAAAGGTTTATTATGATGATGGAAAATACCTTTCCAAAGAGCTTATCAAAGCCGGAATGGGATGGTGGTATTTTTCTTACTCCAAAGATGCTTCTTTAGGTAAAATTCAGGAAAATGCACAATATAGAAAAGTCGGTCTCTGGCAGGATGTGAATGCTGTTGCACCCTGGGATTATCGTAAAATGAAGCGTGAGCTTAGAAATAATAAGAAAATCGAGGCTGCCAAAAGCGGAACAAAAGTAAAAACAGTAGCATAA
- a CDS encoding SDR family oxidoreductase: protein MGTSLLKRNYMELKGKTILITGGGSGIGLEAAKQFLEIGAKVIITGRNQQKLDEARNRYPSLIAIQSDAGNEQDARALYLQVSALGGIDILYNNAGVGVPPLNLGMADDRHLNGAAYEMEVNYLGVIRLNNLFMDMLKSRKETAIINTTSILSIVPSVMEATYSASKAALAFYTRSLREHLHIIGSNVKVFELLPPLVDTEMTADRKDKKLSPEQFVKGLISGLHKNQLTIRVGDTKLVYLLNRLVPKFTYGLVNPAKDKKSLK, encoded by the coding sequence ATGGGCACATCCCTGTTAAAAAGAAATTATATGGAATTAAAAGGAAAAACAATTTTGATAACAGGTGGAGGTTCGGGTATAGGACTGGAAGCTGCAAAACAGTTTCTTGAAATTGGAGCAAAGGTTATCATAACAGGCAGAAACCAGCAGAAACTAGATGAAGCAAGGAACAGGTATCCGTCACTTATTGCAATACAGAGCGATGCAGGAAACGAACAAGATGCCAGAGCTCTCTACCTTCAGGTGTCTGCTTTGGGTGGTATAGATATCCTTTATAATAACGCCGGGGTTGGCGTCCCGCCATTAAATCTTGGCATGGCTGATGATAGGCATCTTAATGGAGCAGCCTACGAAATGGAGGTTAATTATCTTGGTGTTATCCGTCTGAACAACCTGTTTATGGATATGCTCAAATCAAGAAAAGAAACCGCCATAATCAATACGACATCCATACTCAGTATCGTACCCTCTGTCATGGAAGCAACCTATTCTGCATCCAAAGCCGCTTTGGCATTTTACACCAGGTCATTAAGAGAGCATCTGCATATTATTGGCAGTAATGTAAAAGTCTTTGAATTGCTGCCTCCGCTGGTTGATACCGAGATGACAGCAGACAGAAAAGACAAAAAACTATCTCCGGAGCAGTTCGTAAAAGGGCTTATCAGTGGATTGCATAAAAACCAGTTAACGATACGTGTGGGGGATACAAAACTTGTGTACCTATTAAACCGTCTTGTACCAAAATTTACCTATGGACTGGTTAACCCGGCTAAAGATAAAAAATCATTGAAATAG
- a CDS encoding ABC transporter permease has product MTNTNTFLKAFSSEQYKLSKNKEIFGILLLPVLIIFAIDLYMVYDVLRSGVEETEGTVNPWKMSLGRTVFMFFYLLYPILVSLFVHACCDVEYRNNNYKILFTLPVSKTKIFLSKALFIQITVLFSVLFSYLTFLLSGYLLEIAFPQLGFQNYDFREVIFYVFLKFFITLSAIAMVQLTLSLFFKNFIYPIGFGVFMLLFATIIHQKSFADFLIYTGGYRSLEDFLNENIAFERMDYCNIAAIFIFMAASFYLFVRKKGI; this is encoded by the coding sequence ATGACTAATACCAATACTTTCTTAAAAGCTTTTTCATCCGAGCAGTATAAACTCTCGAAAAACAAAGAGATTTTCGGGATTCTGCTGCTTCCTGTTTTAATCATCTTTGCGATTGATCTGTATATGGTGTATGATGTGCTCCGTTCCGGAGTGGAAGAAACAGAGGGAACAGTAAATCCCTGGAAAATGTCATTAGGAAGGACTGTATTTATGTTTTTCTATCTTCTCTACCCTATTCTGGTATCACTTTTTGTACATGCCTGTTGTGATGTGGAATACCGGAATAATAATTATAAAATTCTTTTTACCCTTCCGGTTTCAAAGACCAAAATATTTCTTTCAAAAGCTCTGTTTATCCAGATCACGGTTCTCTTTTCTGTGCTTTTTTCTTACCTCACTTTTTTGCTAAGCGGATATCTTCTGGAAATTGCCTTTCCACAACTTGGATTTCAGAATTATGATTTCAGGGAAGTGATATTTTATGTCTTTTTGAAGTTTTTCATTACGCTTTCTGCAATTGCGATGGTACAGTTAACTTTGAGTCTTTTCTTTAAAAATTTCATTTATCCTATCGGTTTCGGGGTATTTATGCTGCTTTTTGCGACGATTATTCATCAAAAATCTTTTGCTGATTTTTTAATTTATACCGGAGGTTACAGATCACTGGAAGATTTTCTAAACGAAAACATTGCTTTTGAAAGAATGGATTATTGTAATATCGCTGCCATATTTATCTTCATGGCTGCGAGTTTTTATCTTTTTGTAAGGAAGAAAGGGATTTAA
- a CDS encoding recombinase family protein yields MQAVYLYIRVSTDEQAVKGYSQRSQLDRLVHYCKDHNLIVTKTIFEDYSAKTFNRPEWNKLFAEFKLTKNQSSLILFTYWDRFSRNIMDAYKMLERLQNMKVSIQAIEQQIDFSIPESKIMLAMYWATSEVENDKRSRNVRLGMQKARLEGRWINKAPLGYRNKITSDGKKYIALYEPEAYIIREAFTAIVRQNKYCLTEIYKDAVSNGLSCSRSAFYRLVRNPIYCGKIKIPAFEDKPEKIVEGTHERLIPVVLFDHVQRIIKDADLNHPKKLTSKRIVNENLIFRGVLQCPNCGNTLTGSGSQGHTKKYYYYHCMGRCSYRVRADAINLSFLSFLKNNRVVEPFLELANSISKEFTVKNIMIIFRKKRI; encoded by the coding sequence ATGCAAGCCGTTTATCTGTATATACGAGTCAGTACTGATGAACAGGCTGTAAAAGGATATTCCCAACGCAGCCAGTTGGATCGACTTGTGCACTATTGTAAAGATCACAATCTCATTGTTACCAAAACTATTTTCGAAGACTATTCTGCGAAAACATTTAACCGGCCAGAATGGAACAAACTGTTCGCTGAATTTAAGCTCACTAAAAATCAATCTTCACTTATTCTCTTTACTTATTGGGATCGATTCAGCCGCAATATTATGGACGCTTACAAGATGTTAGAAAGATTGCAGAATATGAAAGTTTCTATTCAGGCAATTGAACAGCAGATAGACTTCTCAATTCCGGAAAGCAAAATTATGTTGGCAATGTACTGGGCTACTTCTGAAGTAGAAAACGATAAAAGAAGCCGTAATGTACGTTTGGGAATGCAAAAAGCAAGACTGGAAGGAAGATGGATTAACAAAGCTCCTCTAGGATATAGAAATAAAATCACATCTGATGGAAAAAAATATATAGCCCTCTACGAACCGGAAGCATATATTATCCGTGAGGCTTTTACAGCTATAGTGAGACAAAATAAATATTGTTTAACTGAAATATACAAGGATGCGGTATCAAATGGGCTTAGTTGCAGTAGAAGTGCATTTTACCGGCTGGTAAGAAATCCTATTTATTGTGGTAAAATAAAAATTCCGGCATTTGAAGATAAACCTGAAAAAATTGTTGAGGGTACTCATGAGCGTCTTATACCTGTCGTTTTATTTGATCATGTTCAAAGAATAATAAAAGACGCAGATTTAAACCATCCTAAGAAACTAACTTCAAAAAGGATAGTCAATGAAAATTTAATTTTTAGAGGTGTCCTACAATGTCCTAATTGTGGAAATACGCTTACAGGAAGTGGATCGCAGGGACATACTAAAAAATATTATTATTACCACTGTATGGGACGTTGTTCATACCGGGTAAGAGCTGACGCTATCAATTTGAGTTTTCTTTCATTCCTTAAGAACAATAGAGTGGTAGAACCATTTTTAGAACTTGCCAATAGTATCTCAAAGGAATTTACGGTGAAGAACATCATGATTATATTCAGAAAAAAGAGGATATAA
- the prmA gene encoding 50S ribosomal protein L11 methyltransferase: protein MQNYLEFNFKISPLQPWNEILMAELIEIGFDSFTEEIDGILGYIQTELFQEDQLKALPIFENENVKIEYTFEEMPNINWNEEWEKNFSPINIDDKVLIRAEFHESVPGMHEIIIQPKMSFGTGHHPTTHLMIQQMMDIDFSGKKVLDMGCGTSVLAIYAKQQGAGDTKAIDIDEWSVENSKENAVRNGVELDIEQGTAENLGKENFDVILANINRNILISDIPTYVSVLNKGGKLLLSGLCFFDVDDILEVCKESGLELKKQLQREEWVSLLLEK from the coding sequence ATGCAAAATTATTTAGAATTTAATTTCAAAATTTCTCCATTGCAGCCTTGGAATGAAATTTTAATGGCAGAGCTTATCGAAATAGGTTTTGACAGCTTTACAGAAGAAATTGACGGAATTTTAGGATATATCCAGACAGAATTGTTTCAGGAAGATCAGTTGAAAGCCCTTCCGATCTTTGAAAACGAAAATGTAAAAATCGAATATACTTTCGAAGAAATGCCTAATATCAACTGGAACGAAGAATGGGAAAAGAATTTTTCTCCAATCAATATTGATGATAAAGTATTGATCAGAGCAGAGTTCCACGAATCGGTGCCGGGAATGCATGAAATTATTATTCAGCCTAAAATGTCTTTCGGAACAGGACATCACCCTACAACCCACCTGATGATCCAGCAAATGATGGACATTGACTTCAGTGGTAAAAAAGTACTGGATATGGGATGCGGAACTTCTGTATTGGCAATCTATGCAAAACAGCAGGGAGCAGGAGATACGAAAGCTATCGATATTGATGAATGGTCCGTAGAAAACTCAAAAGAAAATGCAGTAAGAAACGGTGTAGAATTAGATATTGAACAGGGAACTGCTGAAAACTTAGGAAAAGAAAATTTTGATGTTATTTTAGCCAATATCAACAGAAATATTCTGATTTCAGATATCCCAACCTATGTTTCGGTATTGAATAAAGGGGGTAAACTATTGCTTTCAGGACTTTGTTTCTTTGACGTAGATGATATCCTTGAAGTATGTAAAGAAAGCGGTCTTGAGCTTAAAAAGCAGCTACAGCGTGAAGAATGGGTAAGCCTTCTGCTTGAAAAATAA
- a CDS encoding TetR/AcrR family transcriptional regulator, with product MLTKAEKTKQFILHTAAPIYNQKGISGVSIDDVLAATKLTKGCLYSHFENKEDLTNQVVDLLLKKISDQMRLEVAKGKTVKGKLFNFLDFYKDPIQTFVPGGCPIINTAAEADDNFPLIKEKVASVFRAGQEDLTNLLKQGIEDGEFSKELEPSVIAFKIVAAVEGGIVMCRVMNSTKPMVSLIKNLKAELEQYSN from the coding sequence ATGTTGACGAAAGCAGAAAAAACAAAGCAATTTATACTTCATACAGCGGCGCCGATATACAATCAGAAAGGTATTTCCGGAGTCAGCATTGATGATGTCCTTGCAGCTACAAAGCTCACAAAAGGCTGTCTTTATAGTCATTTTGAAAACAAGGAGGATCTTACAAACCAGGTGGTCGATCTGTTGCTAAAAAAGATATCAGACCAGATGAGACTGGAAGTAGCTAAGGGAAAAACAGTAAAAGGAAAACTGTTCAATTTTTTAGATTTTTACAAAGATCCCATCCAGACATTTGTCCCGGGAGGCTGTCCCATCATTAATACTGCAGCTGAAGCGGACGATAATTTCCCACTGATCAAAGAGAAGGTAGCATCCGTATTCCGTGCAGGGCAGGAAGATCTTACGAACCTGTTGAAACAAGGCATAGAAGATGGAGAGTTTTCAAAAGAACTTGAACCTTCTGTCATTGCATTTAAGATTGTGGCTGCTGTGGAAGGAGGCATTGTCATGTGTAGGGTAATGAATTCTACAAAACCTATGGTTTCTCTGATAAAAAACCTGAAAGCCGAACTCGAACAATATAGCAACTAA
- a CDS encoding alpha/beta fold hydrolase: MQRKITIIRKMGIASLLVCMTVNTAFSQSKKNKTMDSKNEKVTVYTQETAPTQYIEVKGTKYAYRSFGQKEGIPLVFFIHFVATMDDWDPAVINPLAEKHPIILLDNKGVGGSAGTTPETIEGMAADAADVIRALGHKKVNLLGFSIGGFVAQVVSAENPDLVNKVILAGTGHKGGKYTANILKHVEAARKAEPENPRVYLFFSPSATSQKAGLDYTERLQKRIKEDRVPAFTQTAIQNQAAAIIRWGSEQDEEFTLLKKIRQPALIVNGNNDIMVATQDSYNMVQNIPNAKLVIWSDSGHGALYQYHNDFTSEVNSFLKD, encoded by the coding sequence ATGCAGAGGAAAATAACAATTATCCGTAAAATGGGGATTGCTTCCCTATTGGTCTGTATGACAGTCAATACAGCATTTTCCCAATCAAAAAAAAATAAAACGATGGACAGTAAAAACGAAAAAGTTACCGTGTATACACAGGAAACTGCACCTACCCAATATATTGAGGTAAAGGGTACTAAATATGCTTACCGTTCTTTCGGTCAGAAAGAAGGTATTCCCCTGGTATTTTTTATCCATTTTGTAGCAACTATGGATGATTGGGATCCTGCGGTTATTAACCCCCTTGCTGAAAAACACCCTATCATACTTCTGGATAACAAAGGTGTGGGAGGTTCAGCAGGCACTACCCCAGAGACAATTGAAGGCATGGCTGCGGATGCCGCAGATGTAATCAGAGCCCTGGGGCATAAAAAGGTTAACCTGCTAGGGTTTTCCATAGGTGGGTTTGTGGCACAGGTCGTATCAGCAGAGAATCCCGATCTTGTTAACAAAGTTATCCTGGCCGGTACAGGTCATAAAGGAGGTAAGTATACAGCCAACATACTTAAGCATGTGGAAGCTGCCCGAAAAGCGGAGCCGGAAAATCCCCGTGTATATCTTTTTTTCTCTCCCTCAGCGACAAGCCAAAAAGCAGGACTTGACTATACGGAAAGGTTGCAGAAAAGAATAAAAGAAGACCGTGTTCCAGCCTTTACCCAAACAGCTATTCAGAATCAGGCAGCAGCAATTATCCGTTGGGGAAGTGAACAGGATGAAGAGTTTACCCTGCTAAAAAAAATCAGACAGCCTGCACTTATTGTTAATGGTAATAATGATATCATGGTTGCCACGCAGGACTCATATAATATGGTCCAGAATATCCCCAATGCCAAATTGGTGATCTGGAGCGATTCAGGGCATGGAGCTTTGTACCAGTACCATAATGATTTTACATCTGAGGTAAACAGCTTTTTGAAAGACTAA
- a CDS encoding alkene reductase — MSTENIFKPYTLGSVELSNKIVMAPMTRSRSDNADNAPTLLNAEYYGQRASAGLIITEGTVISRDGVGVPNVPGIYSEKQIEGWKLTTNAVHEKGGKIFVQLWHTGAYSHPDHHNGNAPLAPSSYNPDLDIFTPTGFKKSETSRAMSLEDIKQTIADFRQAAVNAFKAGFDGIELHGANGYLLQQFFSKNSNQRNDQYGGSIETRARILFEILDELKKAVDISRVGVRFNPSLNNLMGISVDDETIAIYDYIVDRLNGYGLAYIHLTEPFTDVTGNPFAIQEVAKHFRSIYNGTIIINRGFTKETANAVLEAGDADLVSFGTPFIASPDLVERFRTDAELAIPDQNTFYTPGAEGYTDYPALQKN; from the coding sequence ATGAGTACAGAAAACATTTTCAAACCCTACACTCTAGGGAGTGTAGAATTGTCGAATAAGATCGTTATGGCTCCAATGACCAGAAGCCGATCGGATAATGCAGATAATGCCCCAACATTATTAAATGCTGAATATTACGGACAAAGAGCGTCTGCTGGTCTTATTATTACAGAAGGCACTGTTATTAGTAGAGATGGTGTGGGTGTTCCGAATGTGCCAGGCATTTATTCTGAAAAGCAAATAGAAGGATGGAAACTAACTACAAATGCTGTGCATGAAAAAGGCGGGAAAATTTTTGTCCAGCTTTGGCATACAGGAGCATATTCGCATCCTGACCATCACAATGGAAACGCACCGCTGGCTCCATCAAGCTATAATCCAGATCTGGATATATTCACGCCTACCGGTTTCAAGAAAAGTGAAACTTCCAGAGCAATGAGCCTGGAGGATATCAAGCAAACCATAGCAGATTTCAGACAGGCAGCTGTCAATGCATTCAAAGCAGGTTTTGATGGTATAGAGTTGCATGGAGCAAACGGTTATCTTTTACAGCAGTTTTTCAGTAAGAACAGCAACCAAAGAAATGATCAATATGGTGGTTCTATAGAAACCCGTGCACGTATTCTCTTTGAAATCCTCGATGAACTTAAAAAAGCTGTGGACATTTCCCGTGTCGGTGTACGTTTTAATCCTTCATTAAATAATCTTATGGGTATTTCTGTTGACGATGAGACGATTGCCATCTATGATTATATTGTTGATAGGCTTAACGGCTATGGATTGGCTTACATTCATCTAACCGAACCATTTACAGATGTTACAGGAAACCCATTCGCTATCCAGGAGGTGGCCAAACACTTCCGCAGCATTTATAATGGCACTATCATCATCAACCGTGGTTTCACGAAAGAAACGGCCAATGCCGTACTGGAAGCCGGTGATGCTGATCTGGTATCATTCGGAACTCCATTTATCGCTAGTCCGGACCTGGTTGAGAGATTCCGTACCGATGCGGAGCTTGCCATTCCAGATCAAAATACATTCTATACACCGGGAGCAGAAGGATATACAGACTATCCGGCACTCCAAAAGAACTAA
- a CDS encoding NADP-dependent oxidoreductase — MKAYSISRYSKTDRLKLVDLPVPNLKQDEVLVEIYAASVNQLDLKIKSGEFKLILPYKLPLVLGHDVSGVVIKVGSKVTKFKVGDEVYARPADFNIGAFAEYIAINEKDLALKPTNISFEEAASIPLVSLTVWQALIEKSNLKKGQKVFIQAGSGGVGTIAIQLAKHLGLKTATTTSAANTDLVKSLGADVVIDYRKEDFEAVLKDYDFVLNSQDTKTLEKSLNVLKDGGKVISISGPPTPVFANEFKLPWYVKFATKLLSSKIRGKAKKLNVYYEFLFMTANGKQLQEITKLIENGIIKPILDRTFLFNQTNEALEYIASGRAKGKVVIKVK, encoded by the coding sequence ATGAAAGCATACAGTATTTCTAGATACAGTAAAACGGACAGGTTGAAACTTGTCGATTTACCGGTTCCCAACCTAAAGCAAGATGAGGTCTTGGTTGAGATTTACGCCGCAAGCGTTAACCAACTCGACCTAAAAATAAAAAGTGGCGAGTTCAAATTGATCCTGCCTTATAAACTACCGCTTGTGTTAGGGCACGATGTATCAGGAGTAGTAATCAAGGTTGGTTCAAAAGTAACAAAATTCAAAGTCGGTGATGAGGTGTATGCCCGTCCAGCGGATTTCAATATTGGGGCCTTTGCAGAATATATTGCAATAAATGAGAAGGATTTAGCACTAAAACCGACTAATATCAGCTTCGAAGAAGCTGCATCTATTCCATTGGTCTCTTTAACGGTCTGGCAGGCACTCATAGAAAAATCCAATTTAAAAAAAGGACAAAAAGTTTTTATACAGGCAGGTTCGGGAGGTGTGGGAACAATAGCCATTCAATTGGCAAAGCATCTGGGATTAAAAACCGCAACTACAACCAGTGCAGCCAATACTGACCTGGTAAAAAGTCTCGGAGCGGATGTAGTTATTGATTACAGAAAAGAAGATTTTGAAGCTGTTTTAAAAGATTATGACTTTGTATTGAACAGCCAAGATACTAAAACTCTTGAAAAGTCTTTAAACGTGTTGAAGGATGGTGGTAAAGTCATATCTATTTCAGGTCCTCCAACACCAGTATTTGCAAACGAGTTCAAACTTCCATGGTACGTAAAATTCGCTACAAAACTATTAAGTAGTAAGATCCGAGGCAAAGCAAAGAAATTGAATGTTTATTATGAATTTCTTTTTATGACGGCTAATGGAAAGCAATTACAAGAAATCACAAAATTGATTGAAAATGGAATAATAAAACCGATTCTTGATAGAACATTTCTTTTTAATCAAACCAATGAAGCCCTGGAATATATCGCCAGTGGAAGAGCAAAAGGGAAAGTTGTGATTAAAGTGAAATAA